From Cellulomonas dongxiuzhuiae, the proteins below share one genomic window:
- a CDS encoding alpha/beta fold hydrolase: MPYVTTDDGAQIFYKDWGSDGSPVVLSHGWPLNADAWDAAALFLAEHGHRAVAHDRRGHGRSTQTWHGNEMDTYADDLARLLDTLDLTDVTLVGHSTGGGEVVRYVGRHGTARVARIVLVSAVPPLMLRTDDNPGGLPLEVFDGLRAGERADRAQLYRDLADGPFFGHNRTHDVDQGFRDAFWLQSMACGHRAAYECIAAFSATDFRADLAAVDVPTLVIHGDDDQIVPFAVGGERSAALVAGATLKVYAGRPHGLPDTDRERLHQDLLTFIDA, encoded by the coding sequence ATGCCGTACGTCACCACCGATGACGGTGCCCAGATCTTCTACAAGGACTGGGGGTCCGACGGGAGCCCGGTGGTCCTCAGCCACGGGTGGCCGCTGAACGCCGACGCGTGGGACGCCGCGGCGCTGTTCCTCGCCGAGCACGGCCACCGCGCGGTCGCGCACGACCGGCGTGGTCACGGCCGGTCCACGCAGACCTGGCACGGCAACGAGATGGACACCTACGCCGACGACCTCGCCCGGCTGCTCGACACGCTCGACCTCACGGACGTCACCCTCGTCGGGCACTCGACCGGTGGTGGCGAGGTCGTCCGCTACGTCGGACGGCACGGGACCGCGCGCGTCGCCAGGATCGTGCTGGTCAGCGCCGTGCCGCCGCTCATGCTGCGGACCGACGACAACCCGGGCGGCCTGCCCCTCGAGGTCTTCGACGGCCTGCGTGCCGGTGAGCGCGCCGACCGCGCCCAGCTCTACCGCGACCTCGCCGACGGGCCGTTCTTCGGCCACAACCGCACCCACGACGTCGACCAGGGCTTCCGCGACGCCTTCTGGCTGCAGTCGATGGCGTGCGGCCACCGGGCGGCGTACGAGTGCATCGCGGCGTTCTCCGCCACCGACTTCCGCGCCGACCTCGCGGCCGTCGACGTCCCCACCCTCGTCATCCACGGGGACGACGACCAGATCGTGCCCTTCGCGGTCGGCGGTGAGCGCTCGGCCGCGCTCGTCGCGGGCGCCACCCTGAAGGTCTACGCGGGCAGGCCGCACGGCCTGCCCGACACCGACCGGGAACGGCTGCACCAGGACCTGCTCACCTTCATCGACGCCTGA
- a CDS encoding alpha/beta hydrolase: MTGTRPDTIVLVHGLWMTPRSWEDWIHHYEAKGFRVLAPAYPGFEVEVEALRADPDVIARLTVPATVDHLAAVVESVTTPPIIVGHSFGGTLTQLLLARGLGAVGVVIDSAPTEGVRVTPVSQARSLFPALRNPANRHRAVAFTPEEFHYAFANTLTAEESRRVWERYAIPAPGHWVFEYGLIANFKPGHQDTWVDYDADRAPLLFVAGEEDHIMPPSVNRKNAEHYHRSPAVTEYRELAGRDHWTCGAPGWEEVADLALGWALDHARTDRPWVTARATP; encoded by the coding sequence ATGACCGGCACCCGCCCCGACACGATCGTCCTGGTCCACGGCCTGTGGATGACGCCGCGCAGCTGGGAGGACTGGATCCACCACTACGAGGCGAAGGGCTTCCGCGTGCTCGCGCCCGCGTACCCCGGGTTCGAGGTCGAGGTGGAGGCCCTGCGCGCAGACCCCGACGTGATCGCGCGGCTGACCGTGCCCGCGACCGTCGACCACCTCGCCGCCGTCGTCGAGTCCGTCACGACACCGCCGATCATCGTCGGCCACTCGTTCGGCGGCACGCTGACCCAGCTCCTGCTGGCCCGCGGGCTCGGTGCCGTGGGTGTCGTCATCGACTCGGCACCCACCGAGGGCGTCCGGGTCACGCCCGTGTCCCAGGCGCGCTCCCTGTTCCCGGCCCTCAGGAACCCGGCCAACCGGCACCGCGCGGTCGCCTTCACGCCCGAGGAGTTCCACTACGCGTTCGCGAACACGCTGACCGCCGAGGAGTCCCGGCGCGTGTGGGAGCGGTACGCCATCCCGGCGCCGGGTCACTGGGTCTTCGAGTACGGCCTGATCGCCAACTTCAAGCCCGGGCACCAGGACACCTGGGTCGACTACGACGCGGACCGGGCGCCGCTGCTGTTCGTCGCGGGCGAGGAGGACCACATCATGCCGCCGTCCGTGAACCGCAAGAACGCCGAGCACTACCACCGGTCGCCGGCCGTCACGGAGTACCGCGAGCTCGCGGGACGCGACCACTGGACCTGCGGTGCGCCCGGCTGGGAGGAGGTCGCCGACCTCGCGCTGGGGTGGGCGCTCGACCACGCCCGGACGGACCGCCCCTGGGTGACCGCTCGGGCGACGCCGTGA
- a CDS encoding magnesium and cobalt transport protein CorA, which produces MTLVDNGIYVEGRRTLTPVTLEETFEQLRDHSGMAWIGLYRPDADEIHALAAEFDLHPLAVEDALKGHQRAKIERYGETLFVVLRPAWYLDAEEQVEFGEVHLFIGPEFVVTVRHATNPDLGAVRRRLEAAPELLALGPEAVLYAVCDEVVDGYAPVVAGLENDIDEIQDQLFGGDPAVSRRIYELLREVIAFQRATGPLRDILDGLLRGADKYRVDVELQRRMRDVLDHALRISDRADSFQVLLENALTVHSTLVTQAQNEEMRRLSEASLVQNEETRRLSETGLAQNEEVKKISSWAAILFAPTLVGTIYGMNFTHMPELDWRLGYPLAVAAMVVMGFGLYRVFKRRRWL; this is translated from the coding sequence ATGACGCTCGTCGACAACGGGATCTACGTCGAGGGTCGACGGACGCTGACCCCGGTCACGCTCGAGGAGACGTTCGAGCAGCTGCGGGACCACAGCGGGATGGCGTGGATCGGGCTCTACCGGCCCGACGCGGACGAGATCCACGCGCTGGCCGCCGAGTTCGACCTGCACCCGCTCGCGGTCGAGGACGCGCTCAAGGGGCACCAGCGCGCCAAGATCGAGCGCTACGGGGAGACGCTGTTCGTCGTCCTGCGGCCGGCCTGGTACCTCGACGCCGAGGAGCAGGTGGAGTTCGGCGAGGTCCACCTGTTCATCGGGCCGGAGTTCGTCGTGACGGTCCGACACGCGACGAACCCCGACCTCGGCGCCGTGCGACGCCGGCTCGAGGCCGCGCCCGAGCTCCTCGCGCTGGGACCCGAGGCGGTCCTGTACGCCGTGTGCGACGAGGTCGTCGACGGGTACGCGCCCGTCGTCGCCGGCCTCGAGAACGACATCGACGAGATCCAGGACCAGCTCTTCGGCGGCGACCCCGCGGTGTCCCGGCGCATCTACGAGCTGCTCCGCGAGGTGATCGCGTTCCAGCGCGCCACCGGACCGCTGCGCGACATCCTCGACGGCCTGCTGCGCGGCGCCGACAAGTACCGGGTCGACGTCGAGCTGCAGCGCCGCATGCGCGACGTCCTGGACCACGCGCTGCGCATCAGCGACCGCGCCGACTCCTTCCAGGTGCTGCTGGAGAACGCCCTCACCGTGCACTCCACCCTCGTCACCCAGGCGCAGAACGAGGAGATGCGCCGGCTGTCCGAGGCGAGCCTGGTGCAGAACGAGGAGACCCGGCGGCTCTCCGAGACGGGCCTGGCGCAGAACGAGGAGGTCAAGAAGATCTCCTCGTGGGCGGCCATCCTCTTCGCCCCCACGCTCGTCGGCACGATCTACGGCATGAACTTCACGCACATGCCCGAGCTCGACTGGCGGCTGGGCTACCCGCTGGCCGTCGCCGCCATGGTCGTGATGGGCTTCGGCCTCTACCGGGTCTTCAAGCGGCGCCGCTGGCTCTGA